In Silene latifolia isolate original U9 population chromosome X, ASM4854445v1, whole genome shotgun sequence, the following proteins share a genomic window:
- the LOC141623348 gene encoding WD repeat-containing protein YMR102C yields the protein MEMQDVVERADVEDVFFDSLDLFSAEDNPNVHNKALRYEFWRNELRSVKERRDSFLSEMGFVESSPLSSIDDSNSVETGLEPMVETGESISSSCSSSRDQAKLVVDEPMRHDMGVTEYEDDTLLPSTSSGKSHNKRIGQWWKEMTRKRNGMSGRCKSKVENGKYMKVHLNKKRVKELSALFEAQEIKAHKGIIWSMKFSPDGQYLASGGQDGVVRVWRVKSVDSCPDRFPEEVITKRDGKVGFGRVKKVKVPVVIPDKMFQIEEHPLHEFHGHDGDVLDLAWSHSNYLLSSSMDKTVRLWHIGSDTCLSTFLHTDYVTCVQFNPVDDHYFISGSIDGKVRIWGVSTRRVLDWADVKDAVSALCYQPDGHGFVVGSLMGTCQFYETKGNLVELSAHIQIHSSKRSFTKRITGIQFFTEDSQKVMVMSEDSKLRIVDKSGLVCKYRGIPKSGGQTSASFSINRRHIVSMGEDSSVYMWNHDEPNISSSSSRHKKSNRSCERFTSEGVSVAASWSGTETKAVGSAVWSSEHDASSTAQAALGSSLSSLFSTKSSAIWPEDRLPIFNVPHEESKSPAAVSSAWGLVIVTASCDGMIKTFHNYGLPVKV from the exons ATGGAAATGCAAGACGTAGTTGAACGTGCTGATGTGGAAGATGTGTTCTTTGATTCTCTAGATCTCTTTTCAGCTGAAGATAATCCTAATGTTCATAATAAAGCATTGAGGTATGAATTTTGGAGGAATGAGTTGAGGAGTGTCAAGGAGCGGCGAGATAGTTTCTTGTCGGAAATGGGATTTGTTGAGTCTAGTCCATTGTCGAGTATTGATGATTCTAATTCAGTAGAGACCGGTTTAGAGCCAATGGTGGAAACCGGTGAGTCTATTTCGAGCTCTTGTTCATCATCCAGAGATCAGGCTAAATTGGTTGTAGATGAACCAATGAGGCATGATATGGGTGTTACTGAATATGAAGATGATACTTTGTTGCCTTCAACATCTAGTGGTAAATCTCACAACAAGAGAATCGGGCAATGGTGGAAAGAAATGACGAGGAAGAGGAACGGGATGAGTGGAAGGTGTAAATCTAAGGTGGAGAACGGAAAATACATGAAAGTCCATTTGAACAAAAAAAGAGTGAAAGAGCTTAGTGCCTTGTTTGAAGCACAGGAAATCAAAGCTCACAAGGGGATTATTTGGAGTATGAAATTTAGTCCAGATGGTCAGTACCTTGCAAGTGGTGGCCAAGATGGAGTTGTCCGGGTATGGCGGGTTAAATCCGTTGATTCATGCCCTGATCGATTTCCGGAGGAGGTAATCACCAAAAGGGACGGAAAAGTTGGATTCGGAAGAGTTAAGAAAGTGAAAGTGCCAGTTGTAATTCCTGATAAAATGTTTCAAATTGAAGAACATCctttgcatgaatttcatggccATGATGGCGATGTTTTAGACCTGGCTTGGTCTCATTCAAac TATCTCCTTTCATCATCCATGGATAAAACCGTCCGGTTGTGGCATATTGGATCAGATACATGTCTCAGTACCTTCCTTCACACTGATTATG TGACATGTGTCCAATTCAATCCCGTTGATGATCATTATTTCATCAGCGGCTCCATAGATGGGAAAGTCCGTATATGGGGAGTGTCAACAAGGAGGGTCCTCGACTGGGCTGATGTCAAAGATGCCGTCTCAGCCTTGTGTTACCAGCCTGATGGACAT GGATTTGTTGTAGGTTCTCTGATGGGCACCTGTCAATTTTATGAGACAAAAG GTAATCTGGTGGAGCTCAGTGCACATATTCAAATTCACAGTAGCAAAAGATCATTCACCAAAAGGATTACAGGGATACAG TTTTTCACTGAGGATTCGCAGAAAGTCATGGTTATGTCAGAAGATTCTAAACTCCGGATAGTTGACAAGAGTGGTCTCGTCTGTAAATATCGAG GTATTCCCAAGTCAGGTGGTCAAACCTCGGCATCATTTTCAATCAATAGAAGACATATTGTTTCCATGGGAGAGGATTCATCTGTTTACATGTGGAATCATGATGAACcaaacatatcatcatcatcatcaaggcATAAGAAATCTAATCGCTCTTGTGAACGCTTCACCTCTGAAGGCGTTTCTGTCGCAGCATCGTGGTCTGGTACTGAAACCAAAGCAGTGGGTTCAGCCGTGTGGAGTAGTGAGCATGACGCTTCTTCTACAGCCCAAGCAGCACTTGGTTCATCCTTGAGTAGTCTGTTCTCAACGAAGAGTTCTGCAATATGGCCTGAAGATAGGCTCCCCATCTTCAATGTACCACATGAGGAAAGTAAAAGTCCAGCAGCTGTTTCTTCGGCTTGGGGGCTTGTGATAGTAACAGCAAGCTGCGATGGGATGATCAAAACATTCCATAATTATGGCCTCCCTGTCAAGGTTTAG
- the LOC141617477 gene encoding uncharacterized protein LOC141617477 — protein MGDFNEVLYSIEMKGGSRAQWQMNNFQEAVSDCGLKDIGWEGYQFTWDNGQAGEANRQSMIDRAMRTTSWLDIFPYAKLFHLTREWSGHAPIKLCLDNRVAAQTARRGFKFEQIWIGEEGCEEAVRRGVDKGCGVLGEAIRACTRELNQWKKSSIKKIGYMIERKNRQLARLTAGNRSEEEIRHRKKLVAEIATLWRQEEQYWRQRSRALWLADGDRNTKFFHNRAGERKRKNYIGMLVDDNGVERAGHDNVAGVATAYFRQLFSSTQPSEFDDVLVGLEGRVLERMNLILRQEYREEEVVEALNQMHPLKAQGPEVSKVLANRLKIFLGEIVSENQSAFTPGRLITDNVLIAFEMFHHMKSLRQAEGHMTIKLDMAKAYDRVEWRFLRRVLEVMGFDHGWISRVMKCVSSVSFSVLINGVQMEGFRPERGLRQGDPLSPYLFILIFIVKATEDEAEVVSDILRRYEATSGQLVSLDKTTVSFSRGVPRARRDGVVGKLGVSEVLQGWRGKTLSRAGREVLIKAVANSLPTYVMSVFKIPANFFNELRSMVSRFWWGHGEGKRGISWVSWKQLCRPKCEGGMGFRDFELFNDALLGKQAWRLISDPGCLWARVMKARYYHTGDFMSAGMGYRPSYTWRSMMGARSVLERGLRRRIGDGKDTSVWGHAWVVGSNSGKVISPCGPGNELIMVADLIEPHGRGWNVTMLNQLFLPFEVKRILNIRLSPNEPKDSWYWFLDREGEYSVKTAYASIVGDLYESGGPSNWEKERWLWNRLWKVRVWPRIKLFFWQLCSGALATLENIATRVRGESLTPCYFCSYNPESCLHLFRDCSVAKWVWDALGVDLNDGGDGAECAGAVRE, from the exons ATGGGTGATTTTAATGAAGTATTATATTCGATTGAGATGAAAGGAGGGAGTAGAGCGCAGTGGCAAATGAATAACTTCCAAGAAGCTGTGAGTGATTGTGGGCTCAAGGATATTGGTTGGGAGGGGTACCAATTTACTTGGGACAATGGGCAAGCGGGAGAAGCTAACAGGCAGAGTATGATTGACAGGGCGATGCGCACGACCTCGTGGCTAGATATTTTTCCTTACGCGAAGTTGTTCCATTTAACGCGGGAGTGGTCTGGCCATGCTCCAATCAAGCTGTGCCTGGATAACCGAGTGGCGGCACAGACAGCTAGGCGGGGTTTCAAATTCGAGCAGATTTGGATTGGGGAGGAGGGATGTGAGGAGGCAGTGAGACGTGGGGTGGATAAAGGGTGTGGTGTATTGGGGGAAGCGATTAGAGCTTGCACCCGTGAACTAAACCAATGGAAAAAATCAAGCATCAAGAAAATTGGGTACATGATCGAACGCAAAAATCGTCAGCTGGCTCGTTTAACTGCAGGTAATCGGTCTGAGGAGGAGATTCGACATAGGAAAAAACTTGTTGCTGAGATTGCTACTCTTTGGCGACAAGAAGAGCAGTATTGGCGACAACGATCACGTGCTCTATGGCTAGCGGATGGAGATCGAAATACTAAATTTTTCCACAATAGGGCGGGGGAGAGGAAGAGGAAAAATTATATTGGCATGCTTGTTGATGATAATGGGGTGGAACGGGCTGGACACGATAATGTTGCGGGGGTGGCTACGGCCTATTTTAGGCAGTTGTTCTCTTCGACACAACCAAGTGAATTTGATGATGTGTTAGTAGGGCTGGAGGGACGAGTTTTGGAGCGTATGAACCTGATTTTGAGACAAGAATACCGAGAAGAAGAAGTGGTCGAAGCTTTGAATCAAATGCATCCTTTAAAAGCGCAGGGACCGGAGG TCTCAAAAGTTCTAgcaaaccgtctcaaaatttttCTGGGTGAAATTGTGTCCGAAAATCAAAGTGCTTTTACCCCTGGCCGTCTTATCACTGATAATGTACTCATTGCTTTTGAGATGTTTCATCATATGAAGAGTTTAAGACAAGCTGAGGGGCACATGACGATTAAGCTTGATATGGCTAAGGCCTATGATAGGGTCGAATGGCGGTTTCTGAGACGGGTTCTGGAGGTGATGGGTTTTGACCACGGGTGGATTAGTCGGGTTATGAAATGTGTTTCATCTGTCTCTTTTTCGGTTCTCATCAATGGAGTTCAGATGGAGGGGTTTCGGCCTGAGCGTGGTTTACGCCAAGGGGATCCCTTGTCCCCATACCTGTTTATTCT CATCTTCATTGTGAAAGCAACGGAGGATGAAGCGGAGGTGGTGAGTGATATTTTGAGGAGATACGAAGCTACGTCGGGGCAACTAGTCAGCTTGGATAAGACCACGGTGTCATTTAGCAGAGGGGTTCCACGTGCGAGACGAGACGGGGTTGTGGGTAAGTTGGGTGTGAGCGAGGT GTTACAAGGTTGGCGTGGGAAAACATTGTCTAGGGCTGGTAGGGAGGTTCTTATAAAGGCTGttgccaattcactccctacctatgtaATGAGTGTATTCAAAATCCCGGCGAATTTTTTTAACGAGCTCCGGTCAATGGTCTCTCGGTTTTGGTGGGGGCATGGAGAAGGGAAGAGAGGTATCTCGTGGGTCTCATGGAAGCAACTTTGCAGGCCGAAATGTGAAGGGGGGATGGGCTTCCGCGACTTTGAGCTGTTCAATGATGCGCTCCTAGGAAAGCAAGCTTGGCGGCTCATCTCGGACCCGGGCTGTTTGTGGGCTCGAGTCATGAAGGCTCGTTACTATCATACCGGAGATTTTATGAGTGCGGGGATGGGGTATAGGCCAAGCTACACATGGAGGAGTATGATGGGTGCTCGGAGTGTCTTGGAGCGGGGGCTACGTAGACGAATTGGTGACGGGAAGGATACGAGCGTGTGGGGACATGCCTGGGTGGTGGGATCGAATAGTGGGAAGGTTATTTCACCTTGTGGACCGGGTAATGAGCTGATAATGGTGGCGGATCTGATTGAGCCGCATGGTAGGGGGTGGAATGTGACGATGTTAAATCAGCTGTTTCTCCCGTTTGAAGTTAAGAGGATCCTTAATATTCGCCTTAGCCCCAATGAGCCGAAGGATTCGTGGTACTGGTTCTTGGATAGAGAAGGGGAATACTCGGTGAAGACGGCTTATGCGAGTATTGTCGGGGACTTATATGAGTCGGGTGGCCCGTCGAACTGGGAGAAGGAGCGGTGGCTTTGGAATCGGTTGTGGAAAGTTCGGGTTTGGCCTCGCATCAAATTATTCTTCTGGCAACTGTGTAGTGGAGCTTTGGCTACATTGGAAAACATCGCAACTCGAGTGCGAGGTGAGTCTCTTACCCCTTGTTATTTTTGTTCGTATAATCCCGAGTCTTGTTTACATCTTTTCCGAGATTGCAGTGTGGCTAAATGGGTGTGGGATGCGTTGGGGGTGGACTTGAATGATGGTGGGGATGGAGCGGAGTGTGCGGGGGCAGTGCGTGAATGA
- the LOC141617478 gene encoding uncharacterized protein LOC141617478 has translation MGGYVKINVDAGVKEGEGVSSGVVCRDDRGVVMWGLTVVREEEWDPKFAEAMAVHDGLEEAKTRGIQQVVVESDCLQVIDALKDKRSGRSSFSLLVDDILLLCNSFQSVVWSHTSRINNSVAHALAHVVPRTVGKTMWSAMLPPCANSAADYDLSLMN, from the coding sequence ATGGGTGGTTACGTCAAAATCAATGTGGATGCGGGGGTCAAGGAAGGAGAAGGGGTGAGTTCGGGGGTGGTATGTCGAGATGATCGAGGGGTAGTGATGTGGGGTTTAACGGTGGTTCGAGAGGAGGAATGGGACCCCAAGTTTGCAGAAGCGATGGCGGTTCACGATGGATTGGAGGAGGCTAAGACGAGGGGCATCCAACAAGTGGTGGTGGAGAGCGATTGTCTTCAAGTCATAGATGCACTCAAGGACAAACGCAGCGGGAGAAGCTCCTTTTCGCTTTTAGTTGATGATATTTTATTGCTTTGTAATAGTTTTCAGTCGGTAGTTTGGTCTCATACTAGTCGTATTAATAACTCTGTAGCTCATGCATTAGCTCATGTCGTTCCTAGAACAGTCGGTAAAACGATGTGGTCAGCTATGTTACCTCCGTGTGCAAACTCGGCAGCGGATTATGATTTATCGTTAATGAATTAA